Genomic DNA from Roseburia intestinalis L1-82:
ATGCCATTACGATTCGGAATCAATGGTTTGAGATTTTTGAACAGCTGCAAAAAGAATGCGACCGTATGGTCGCCGAAGCAGTAAAAAAGGCGGATATGATGGAAAGAAGGGCCATCCGTGCAGAAAAACAGCGCGACACCGCCCTTGAAAAAGTAACTTCCCAGAGACGGGAACTTTACAAAGTAAAGACAGAGCTTGATGATGAAAAACAAAAAGTACAGAAACTGACGGCACAGATTAACCGGAACTATGAAAACTCATCCATCCCGTCTTCAAAATCTATCGCCCGCAAAAAAATATCCAACAGCCGCGAAAAAACAGGAAGGAAACCCGGTGGACAGCCAGGACACAGGGGGCACTGCAGAAAGAAACTCACCCCGACAAGGGAAATCTATCTTCCGGCACCCGAAGAAGTACTCCATGACCCTGACTTTAAGAAAACATCGAAAACCATTACAAAGCAGAAAATCGACATCAGCGTAGAAGTGCATGTGACCGAGTATCATGCCGATGTGTACTATAATTCCAAAACAGGTGAACGGATCCATGCACCATTTCCACAGGGAGTCATTGATGACGTTAACTATGGAGGAAATTTACGTGCTTTCCTGTTTCTGCTGAATAATGACTGCTGTACATCAATTGATAAAAGCCGCAGGTTTTTGTCTGATCTGACAGATGGAAAAATAAACATATCAAAAGGCATGATCAATAATCTCTGCCGGTCATTTGCCCAAAAAACAGAATCCCAGCGTAAAGAGATTTTCTGCGATATGCTGCTTTCCCCTGTCATGCATACAGACTGTACCAATGCCTGTGTAAACGGGGAAAGTTCGTATGTATTTGTATGTGCGGTTCCGGATGGCGGTGTGCTCTATTTTGCCAGGGGCAAAAAGGGACACGATGGAATAAAGGGCACGGTCGTTGAAGACTATCAGGGGACACTGGTCCACGATCATGATGTAACCTTTTATAAGTATGGAACCGGCCACCAGGAATGCCTTGCACATGTACTGCGTTATCTGAAAGACAGCATGGACAACGAAAAGGGCCGTACCTGGAACAGGCAGATGCATTCCCTGATACAGGAAATGATCCATTACCGGAATGGTTTATCTGAATCAGAAGAGCCAGATCCGCAGACCGTCTCCGAATTTGAAGAACGTTATAAAACAATCCTGTCCATAGCTGGGGATGAATACGACTATGAGCCGCCTGGGAAATACTACCGTGATGGATACAACCTGTACAAAAGGATGAAAAAGTATAAGAAAGATCATCTTCTTTTCCTCCATAATAAGAATGTACCTGCCACGAATAACGAAGCCGAACGGCTGCTGAGAAAATATAAAAGAAAACAGGCGCAGGCTGTGTCATTCCGGAGTCCGTCAAGCATCGACCATCTCTGTAAATGCATGAGCATGCTGGTTTTGATGCGCAGAAAAGAGCAGACCAATCTGTTCCGCGAGATTGCAGAAATATTTGCATAAGAAAACCGATGGTTTTGACTACGATTAGTCTATACCATCGGTTCTTTTGTTACAAGTTTACCTCTGAACAGTAACCGCAAACTTAAAGTATAAATATGGAAATAGACATTTCTGGGCAGAAGGCTACTATGTGAGTACAGTAGGATTAAATGAAGCAACAATAAAGAAATATATCCAAGAGCAGGAAAAACATGATATAGCTTTGGATAAATTAAGTGTAAAAGAATACGAAGACCCTTTTAAGGGTTGCTAGTGATACAAATGCCCTTTTAAGGGCAGCGACGAGTCAAAGGCATTAGTAGCTTGAACGAAAGTGAAAGCCAGCGTCTTTAGGCGCTGGCCGGTAACAAAGGCTTATAGCCGCTGAGCAAACCACCCGTTTGACGGGTGGTATTGATTGCTGACAGGGGATTTTCCAGTTACAACGTTTTTGCCCATGCAATCGAAAATAATGTTGATTTTTTAATTCGTGCTAAGGATTTGAATGTACAGCGTTTTCTTGGCGGCGGGACTCTTCCTGACAAACTGGATACAACCATAGAGCTGATTCTGACCAGAACACAATCCAAAAAGAAACATAAACATCCCGAAAAAGAATCACAATACCGCTATATTGGTAAAAACATAGCTTTCGACTATCTTAATCCAGCTGATATTTCCGATGAATATCTGCTGAAACTAAGAATCGTCCGCGTTGAAGTATCCGATGGTGTTTTTGAAAATATTATCACTACACTTTCCGAAGAAGACTTTACACCGGACGATATAAAATACTGTTACAATCTCCGCTGGGGCATCGAAACTTCTTTTCGCGACCTAAAGCATACCATTGGAGCTACTAATTTACACTCTAAAAAAACAGAGTATGTTGCATTTGAACTGTGGAGCAAGCTCATTTTGTACAATTTCTGTTCCATAATTATTTTACATGTACCAGTAAAAAGCAGGAATCGCAAATATGAGTACCAAGTCAACTTTTCTCTCACAATGAAAATCTGTTTTGATTTTCTAAGAGGAGTCGCACCACCAAATGTAGAAAGCCTGATAAGTAAGTATATCCTACCTATCAGGCCCGATAGGAACTATGCCCGACAGCATAGAGTCCAAAAACCAATCAGCTTCTCTTACCGATTTGTATAACATAGAGTAACTGACAATTCTAGTATACACTAATTTTAAGGCAGACGAAAGTCTGTCTTAAAGTCGTGCCTGATATTTATATGATCTTTTTTGAATGAAGATTGTTTTACTCTTTTTTTGTTTACCACATCCTTTTCACGCTAGATGCACACAAATCCATTAATTTGTAAAAAGCTTAACTAAGTGACATTGGGTCTGAACAGTAACGGATCGACGGTCTGGAAAAATAAAGGTCTGCAATTCTGTTGCCAATTGATTAGAACATCGGTATAATCATAGGCAGAGAGGACGGAATATTTATGAATTTCATCTACAAAACAGCCACCCAACAGGATATAGACATTTTAGTTACCACCAGGATCGAAGTTTTAAGAGCCGCAAACAAATTAGCCGATCAGGTGGACATGTCCGAAGTTGCGGCACAGTCGAGAGACTATTATGAAAAAGCCTTAAAAGACGGCAGCCATACCGCAATACTGGTCTATGACAAAGACCAGATCATCGGCGCGGGCGGTATCAGTTATTTCAGGGTCATGCCGACCTATCACAACCCGACCGGAAGGAAAGCTTATATTATGAATATGTATACAAATCCGGCATACCGGCGAAAAGGGATTGCATACCAGACGCTGAATTTACTGGTGGCGGATGCAAAGAACAAAGGAATTGATGCGATTTCTTTGGAGGCGACCGAGATGGGACGCCCGCTGTATGAAAAATTCGGGTTTACCGGGATGAATGATGAAATGGAACTGAAAAAATCAGTTTAAGATTTGTTTATATAAGACACCTTTTGTATTTACATTTAGACGTTATCATGATGTAATGAGTGAAAGTAATGAGACATGCTTACAGGAATGATAAATAACAAATGTAGAACAAAAGGTGTTTTTTATGACGATAAAACAGAGGATTTTCCGGACAAATTCACTTATGGTACTGTTTTCCCTTGTAATCCTGCTTTTGATCGGTTGAAGTATGATAAGTATTTTTTAAGACCGGTTTTTAGGGTGGTATAGTGATAATTCTAAAATATCAGAAAAGTATGTGGATGCGTATCAGAAGATAGAAAATATGGATTTTTCTGCAGGGGACTGGGAGCAGTACGCTAAGGCGGTGCAGCCATATGACTTTCATCTGATCGTCCGGGATGAAAATGGAAAAGAGCTTTAAGACTGGCGGTAAGCAGTTTTTCCGTGCTGTTTCCTGCTGGATGTAGTATTTTTATCAGCTTTTCCTAAACTTTCCTCAGGCATATTTTTGCGCAGAAAATCATAAGCTTCATTGATCTCCTGTGCAGTAAAATCATAGGCTCTGGTAGAAAATGCTTCCGTGTCAGGATGTACCCGGTGCATCAGCTGTCGGTATTTCTTTTTGATATCCGTAAGATCTGTTCCAGGGGTGATTCCCAGGATTTTGTACGCCATTGCTTTTGTCATAAATCGAGTATATCATAAAAGAGAAAAAGGTTGTGGGAAAAATTTAGACATATTAAAAACCACCTTTTGCCCCTAAATCTTCATGGAAAATCAGGAGGAACACACATGAGAATCATAATCGTAAGACATGGCGATCCAAATTACGAACTGGACACATTGACAAAAACCGGATGGAGGGAGGCAGAACTTGCAGCGGAATACCTGGCAAAACTGCGGATAAAGGCATTTTATGTATCACCATTGGGACGGGCACAGGATACCGCTGGATGCACCTTAAAAAAATGAACCGGACGGCAGAGACACTAGACTGGCTCCGTGAGTTTGAAGCACACATTGACAGGCCGGATGTGAAAAATGAAAAGTCGATCTGCTGGGACTGGCTTCCACAGGACATGGAAAAGGATCTGGATCTTTATGACAGGGAGCGCTGGAATAAGACAGACATCATGCGAAAAGGAAATGTGGAAGAAGCTTACCGGTGGGTCTGCGATGGTCTGGATGCATTACTGAAAAAGCATGGTTATGAGCGGGATGATATGTATTACCGCGTGAATGAGCCAAATCATGACACGATCGTTCTGTTCTGTCATTTCGGGGTAGAGTGTGTGATGTTAAGCCATCTGTTAA
This window encodes:
- a CDS encoding IS66 family transposase, translating into MGMGNSFETITVLQYRLKAAQEELAVFQSGEKYIRMEKQHLTQVRALERRIAKLEAAVAKEHSHAITIRNQWFEIFEQLQKECDRMVAEAVKKADMMERRAIRAEKQRDTALEKVTSQRRELYKVKTELDDEKQKVQKLTAQINRNYENSSIPSSKSIARKKISNSREKTGRKPGGQPGHRGHCRKKLTPTREIYLPAPEEVLHDPDFKKTSKTITKQKIDISVEVHVTEYHADVYYNSKTGERIHAPFPQGVIDDVNYGGNLRAFLFLLNNDCCTSIDKSRRFLSDLTDGKINISKGMINNLCRSFAQKTESQRKEIFCDMLLSPVMHTDCTNACVNGESSYVFVCAVPDGGVLYFARGKKGHDGIKGTVVEDYQGTLVHDHDVTFYKYGTGHQECLAHVLRYLKDSMDNEKGRTWNRQMHSLIQEMIHYRNGLSESEEPDPQTVSEFEERYKTILSIAGDEYDYEPPGKYYRDGYNLYKRMKKYKKDHLLFLHNKNVPATNNEAERLLRKYKRKQAQAVSFRSPSSIDHLCKCMSMLVLMRRKEQTNLFREIAEIFA
- a CDS encoding transposase, translating into MVLIADRGFSSYNVFAHAIENNVDFLIRAKDLNVQRFLGGGTLPDKLDTTIELILTRTQSKKKHKHPEKESQYRYIGKNIAFDYLNPADISDEYLLKLRIVRVEVSDGVFENIITTLSEEDFTPDDIKYCYNLRWGIETSFRDLKHTIGATNLHSKKTEYVAFELWSKLILYNFCSIIILHVPVKSRNRKYEYQVNFSLTMKICFDFLRGVAPPNVESLISKYILPIRPDRNYARQHRVQKPISFSYRFV
- a CDS encoding GNAT family N-acetyltransferase; the protein is MNFIYKTATQQDIDILVTTRIEVLRAANKLADQVDMSEVAAQSRDYYEKALKDGSHTAILVYDKDQIIGAGGISYFRVMPTYHNPTGRKAYIMNMYTNPAYRRKGIAYQTLNLLVADAKNKGIDAISLEATEMGRPLYEKFGFTGMNDEMELKKSV
- a CDS encoding J domain-containing protein codes for the protein MAYKILGITPGTDLTDIKKKYRQLMHRVHPDTEAFSTRAYDFTAQEINEAYDFLRKNMPEESLGKADKNTTSSRKQHGKTAYRQS